In the genome of Engraulis encrasicolus isolate BLACKSEA-1 chromosome 21, IST_EnEncr_1.0, whole genome shotgun sequence, the window AAATAATTGGTTATTAGTTGTATTGTATTTTCTTTTCCAACTCATTAAATGAacctggaccccatttctcgaaagcgccgTTGCTAACTGATTGgtaacttactaggtttccaatgggaaattgcattgggaccaagtaagttgctaacttagttagcaatgacactgATAACAccagaccaggggtgcgtttctcaacagacAAACCTAATTACTTTACATAGCCCTATATTAAAGGTGTACACAGGCATAGCTGTCTTGGATGGAAAACTGGGAGACACACTTTGCCCTGACAGCATGTTAAAACACACAATATTCCTTTTGATTTGCGTAAATCAAACACGGTGATGACAGTCATTTTGGGTTTTATGATCATATAGGCTATAGTATTGATGTGTAGGGTGAGTTTTAACAGTCTACCTGGTAGGTATTCCAAGACTATGGTTTAGTGATAAAAACAGGCTAAACTGAcccacaggaagtggtaaacctgctaatagatagcccacaggtgtcatttagtcaaGAAAATGAGAACTGAGATCTTCTATTGAGCTTTAGCACTAGCTCAAAGTTAACTAGCCTATACCTGGCTTATTACTGAGGAGTTGCAGGCTCTTGGGACACCTCCCTGAATAACTTTTTCTTATCAGTAAGACTTGTATTACAAAAGAGAAATATTTTGAGAAGGCTTAGGCCAAAGTTCTCGAACAGTCAAATATCAAAATGTACAGTTACAATAATAATACAGCTTTTTCATTCTCACAAAAAGTTAAGGCTACTATTGTTATGTACACATTAACATGGTTATGGACtgacacaaaacaacacagaaTAACCATAGTAATCTTTTCGTTCATGTTCGTCATGAAAAAATGTCTTTCCCATTTGCAACTTGCCCTTTctttttcatgactatttacaaCCACCATAGATTTCAAATATTTCTATTGTCTTTCAAAATTTTACAAATTTCGTATTTACATATTCATGCGCCATCTTGAACGGTTCCAAATTTCTCAACATTTGTTTATCATGACATGAACTCACAACAGTAAGGGTCCCCTTTCTGCCTTTATAGTTTGAATAATGGGAAGTCAAATCTCATTGGACCTTTTTTAAATGCTGATCTTATTTTCGTGGTTGGTGTCTTCCTCTGAGATTGACTGTTGCGCCGGATGGGTTTCTACAATGACTGGCAGGTCCTTGTGGGCAGACACCTCATCCAGGATGCTGCACATTGGCTTCATCATCAGGGTGGATGTGTTGTCGGACGGGGGCTGGGCTCTGGTGTCGGACATGTTTGGGGTTTGCTCTATCACGGCCACCAGGTTGTCATCTTCAAACGCTCTGTAAAGAGTCAAGAGAACACGTGTTAGAAAAAAATCTGAGGAAATGTTTTCTGTAGAGCTGATGTTGGAGGAGAGCATGACGATAGTACTCCACTGCGGCATTCAAAAACAGGGCCACGACTTCTGAAAATATTTCTCAATGTCAGCAGTTCAGAATGTaaaagacttttttttaaaatgctCAAAATGGGTTAAGTTACAAATGATCGGTTTTATGGTCACATGGTGAGATGACAAGAAAATCATGAAGATGTTGGAGACCTTGTAATCTATCAACTGTAGTGGTTTTGAAGTCATAGAGAGTGAAAACGTATTAGGTCTTGCCTGTTATCATAGGTCCTTCTTGTCAAATGTTCTCCATGTCTGGGAGGGATGCCAAAGTTTCTCTGGGCTGCAGAGGATGAGGTAATGTTACAGTCAATGATAGGATTTTACCATAATAGGTTAGCTGTTCAATGACATTCATCAAGCGAACATTTGCAAGCGATGATGAGTAACTCCACCTGCTAGTCTGTCCCGCTTCTCGCTTTTGTAAGCAAAATAAAAGCAAATATAATAACCAGGTTGTCTAAATTCGTTTCCCACCTCCTCGAATCACAGGAGCTGGGGAGTCATTCTTCTGCACCAGTGAGTAGAATGCCATGGTGATGAAGATAAATGCGAGAGAGACGCCAACTCCAACCACAATGGGGATGTCGTGCTTTTCTAGGAGGGGGATGGAAGGTGGAGCTGGAGGAAATTCTGTAGAAGCGCTTGTCTTGTGAAAGCTGTACCGAAAAAAAACCATGATTATTTGATCTGCTGTAaataattgctctctctctctctctctctctctctctctctctcactctcactctctctctctctctctctctctctctctctctctcactctcactctcactctcactctctctctctctctctctctctctctctctctctctctctctctctctctctctctctctctctcactctcacacacacactcacacacagggttAACATCTTGGGACATAGTACTAGACCACCCAAATACTTACAATGTCTGGGTGGGGGGAATAGCAGAAAGCATACGTGAACTTGGTACATGGGTGCGCAGGAAAGAAGGCTTCGTATTAGAAGATTTGCTTGAGGCTTGATGACTTGATGCTTGATCTTTGGGAATTTGAGTGGTGCTGGTTGTTGATAATTGTATACGGGGATGCTGTACAGATGCAGAGCCATCGTCGAGGGGCTTTggagactgagtgtgtgtatgtgctgtactGGGTTGTACAGTCTGAGAAGGCACACTTGGTGTAAATATAATATTGGACGAGTCTGATTTGTGGTCTGGTGAGTGAGTTGTGTACTGCTTGAGCTTTGCATATCCCAGACTGGGTGGAGTAGGTGATGATGTGAAGGAAGTTGCTGTCACTGATGTCATTGCAGTCAATGAGGTCACTGATGTCACGGTTTCATAATGGGTTGATGAGTCTTTCAGTGGAGCACCTGAAATTGAAGGAAAAAAATACAGCATTGTTTAATCTACTGAAAATTAAAGATAAATTAAGTTGAAGAACCACCAAATAGATTTTAATGAACATTGTAACCAATTACCTGAGTCAGTTGTGTAGCTCCGACTATTGCTTTCTGTCATTGAAAGAGAGGATTGGTTTGAACTGGTTGAATCTTGCGGACTTGTGTTTGTGAACTGTAAAACAAAAATCACCAAAAAAGAATCACTAAGACGCACAAACCCAGTGTCACGCAGGACTTATGAAAAGGTTTGAGAGAGACAACACAAACCAAAAAATTCCATATTATATGCTCAACCTCAAGTATTTGTGTTGGTTTTACTCACGGGAGGAACAGTGATACTTTCTTCAGTTGGAGGATCCTCATCTGCATAGACATGATTAGTACAGAAAAAAGGCAATCAAAATAAACTGTTTAATGCAGTCATaatactgccatacaaagacaaagtgcagtaactacatatgaagatggtcttcattacacgtcctttatcttgtgacaaagccttatggtccaaatgtgtcccgttaaGAGATATTGCAAATTTGCAGTACATGTCCAACCTAACACCAAAACGTTGTGTTTCTTCGTTCCAATatcagttactgcactttgcatttgtagggCATAATAGTGAAAGCGCATGATGCACTGCATCCACCATCTCACATTTAACTAAGTGTTCAATTTGACTCAgctttgaattaacactacagtGTACACGATTTCCTGTGCACAAATGACAAACGACATTTACCGTCGTAAATGTAAAGCATGGTGCTCTGCTGGTCTCGTCCCGCCTGGTTCTCAGCCGTACAGCGATACTCTCCTGCTGCATCCCAGTGGACATCAAACAAGTGGAGAGTGCCATTATCTACACAttagagaaaaaaagaagcatCCAAATTCACCTGCCAACAGATTATCACAGACCACCCACCACATTATAGCTACATTTTAGCAATCTCCCAAACTCCCGTACTGTGAATAATCTGTTTAATGTGCTCTGAATTATAACCAATCCTTCAATATTAGGACAGGAAACATCAAAGGAGATTAAATAGATAACAATGGAAGAtcaagggagggaagggaggtgaGGTGTGCGGTGATTGGTCATTATTTATGCATTAGATGGGAATGCAAAACAGACCTGTCAAGCCTCGTGATTTTATGCAAGACTACACCACAGAATAATGATTAATTGGGCCTTTGCGTTCTATCACACTATCACACTACTGTCTCTCACAGGTCTTTCCATATTCACTTtactaaactagactgcctgtgcagtcgccttcgactgcttaaggtatatccccgaaacgcaacgcttccagtcccccatcattcctaccactcccgtccaccttttcataaacgtatatgataaatacaaaatattaaagaaatatattcaatatctatacatagatcaatgacgtgcataggcttaaaacctggggcaaatggtaacactgttttaatggttcactattacagtgaatataccacattaggtacagtgtaataaccattgtaacaatatttaataccatgtaataccagtgtaacaccatgtaccaattttgtactacatcatgtatttttgtgtaagtggtattacatggtattgcatattgttacactggtattacactagtattacatggtattaaatattgtacactggttattacactgtacctggtattgcatattgttacactggtattacactagtattacatggtattaaatattgttacactgtacctaatatggtagattcactgaaatggtgaactgttaaaataaggtagtaccgggcaaatcaatccacccagtcagaagttatgggccaaataaaaattccgccattttgaaactgttgacatccaaactcaaatcagttcatgaacctaccctagagcattaacacaccaaatctgggacaaatccatccgactggtcagaagttatgagccaaacaaaaattcggccatcttgaattcagccatcttgaaagtgttggcctccaaactcgaataagttcatgaacctaccctagagcattaacacaccaaatctgggagaaatccatccactcagtcagaagttatgggccaaacaaaaattcggccatcttgaattcagccatcttgaaagcgtCAACCTCCAAATTCgattcagttcatgaacctgccctagaggattcacccaaaaaatctgggacaaatccaaacatccgttcaaaagttatcgcgttaacacgactTTACatggcggcggacgcggcggtggcggcggacgcagcggcggcgcacgcaaaaccagacgctccgcgtttcggggatataattaagtATAATTCGAGCACCCACTGCTACTGGCAATTTGAATGTATCCAGGGGAGTATTACAGCCTGGCTATGCAGTAAATCAGCTtaggttaaccttgaggtagtgatgAATCCGctaaaacagtggttcccaacctatgggttgtgaccaaacctatgggtcgccaaagatccacagagggtcgcgaagctttcttgattttaaggggtttaattttaaataccatatatagcccatgttgaataaatgacaaagtagttatatccccgaaacgcggagcgtcggggatgtaatggttttgcgtgcgccgccgccgccgcgtaaggtctttcgtgttaacgcgataacttttgaacggatgtttggatttgtcccagattttttggggtgaatgctctagggcaggttcatgaactgattcgagtttggaggtcaacactttcaagatggctgaattcaagatggccgaatttttgtttggtccataacttctgaccgggtggatggatttgtcccagatttggtgtgtgaatgctctagggcaggttcatgaactgcttcgagttgggaggtcaacactttcaagatggatgaattcaagatggccgaatttttgtttggtccataacttctgaccgggtggatggatttctcccagatttggtgtgtgaatgctctagggtaggttcatgaactgcttcgagttgggaggtcaacactttcaagatggctgaattcaagatggccgaatttttgtttggtccataacttctgaccgggtggatggatttgtcccagatttggtatgtgaatgctctagggtaggttcatgaactgattcgagtttggaggtcaacactttcaagatggctgaattcaagatggccgaattattgtttggcccaatgcccataactactgaccgggtggatggatttgtcccagattttgtgtgtgaatgctctagggtaggttcatgaactgattcgagtttggacgacaacagtttcaaaatggcggaattggcccataacttctgactgggtggattgatttgcccggtaacaccttattttaatggttcaccatttcagtgaatctaccatattaggtacagtgtaataaccaatgtaacaatatttaataccatgtaatactagtgtaatactagtgtaacaatatgcaatatcaggtacagtgtaataacgagtgtaacagtatgcaataccatgtaatatagtgtaataccagtgtaacaatatgcaataccatgtaataccacttatgcACAAACgcatgatgtaagtaaaagaaatggcggtgttacactggaatTACATTGTCTTCAATAtttttacactggttattacactgtacctaatgtggtatatccactgaaccattaaaacagtattaccatttgccccattttttgcttcattttcacaatagccgtttggttttaagcctatgcacgtcatgtcacgtctgtatgtatcatatacgtttacgaaatggtggacgggagtggtaggaatgatgggggactggaagcgtcgcatTTCGGGGATATACTTTacgcagtcgaaggcgactgcacaggcagtctagtttagtttttagtttagtttactttatttgtacccgTAGGTAAACTAGTTTTGCAGTTTAAAAAGAAgtatttaattataattaaatatatgctaaactaatatatgcatagtaacaaaatgtaagtgctacagtaaacatttattctatatttgaccaaagacgaattgaggaataaataactaaaatgggtttttgcaggaaacagagggtatcatgtaaCTCCCTCTCATGCAGGCGCTTGCGCGGTTCGGTCGcgaaagcttacaatggtaaaaacatgggtccttgaagaaaaaggttgggaaccactgctctaaaagaAGGTCATTATGTCCTCATtgtcttaactaaatgacactgtGTGGTACCTATCAGCAGGTTTACTCCTTCCTGTAGAGTAAtcgcttaaccatgttcttggaatggtACCCGGGCCAAGTTGCCACAACACCATCATCAGATTCAGTCCTCAGTCTTGAAATTCAAGGTGATGCATTAACCTCAAGTCAGGATTGTAACAATGTCAGGTCTTCAGCAAAAGGTCAGAGTTGGAGTTACACTGGACAAGAAGGGCAAAATGGCCTGTTAACCCTGTAAGACACAGCCCTTATtttctgttaccaaaatggcaatgaccaagtcgtaatattactaaagaccctgtacactgtcatagtggtgtaggaCTATGGTAGTAACGATTTTCAGTGACGATTACAGTGGGACGGCACGTGTTAAGGGTCAACAGAGACGCCTGTGAAACGTACCGTCTATGTGTCCGTGCAGTGCGGTGGGCAGGCTGCTGAGCTGTCCCCTGGTCCAGGCGTAGGTGATGGGCAGTTCTCCTACAGCCCCACAGGGCAGGGCTACACTGCTGCCCACCACACCGCTCACTGACCTCTGGAACAACATGATGACTGGACTCTCTGGACACAGATTATTTCAGAATATAATAATTCATGTGTGTAATGAAATGATGCTGCATACCCACCAATACACCCCTGTGTCTTATAATCCCTAAATAAGGCTCAAGCAACACTTTTTTTCACTTAAATAAGTCATAAGACTATCTCAGCTGACACATAcatgcagtggcgtgcacagacattttttgggggggaaggtGCTccaggggggcatgtggaacttccagttgcctaTTCTCGTCATGCTTGTGCTTGTTAAGCATTTGTGGTGGATCATTTCGATATGGACcatagtacattgtgacaaaaaatagAAAGGAATTTCAAAAAgggatttttttgtccagtagggcaaaggggcaggtgccacctcatccctatctgtgcacacatatgcatacatggaTGGCAGTTTAACATTTTCCTTAATCCAGTTCTACTGTTTTCCTGTGGTAATATGTCATTCCAGACAAATAATTTGGCTATGTATCAATAGAATCATCCGCTAATACATAATTACATGATATGACTATGTACAACTCTTTTGTAAGTGTTTTACTGACATCACACTCACCTGCAACACGAAGTGTAGCTACTCTCTCGTCCTGGCCCATGGAGTTAAAGGCCTTGCACGTGTACAAACCTTCGTCATACCTTCTCACCGAGGCAATGAAGAGAGTTGCATTTCTCACTCTGGGATAATGTAAAGTGGAATTGCACAAAGTAGTTACACAGAATGTCAAAGTGAAGTCCAATAAAGCAGCTGTTTGGCTGAGCAAGTTGATCACAGTATTATCATTGCACTTATGGCGATGTCAATATAATGAGAATTTGATTGCTCCCCCACTCATCcactgtaaggcaaggcaaggcaattttatttatttcatacaTAAGTAAATGctattcaatgtgcttcacgaaAAAGTAAGataaaattaaatttaaaaaatgaaagtaaaaggacaaggcatggcaggtgaaaacAGAATAAGATGAGTAATGATGAAAGCAAGAAATATGgacaaaagacaaataaaaatatcaaaaacattTTGATCTCTGTAAACTCACCCGATTGTAATTTTTCCACCAGTCATTACTGAATGGCCCTGTTTGGCCCATACAATGAATGGGGCAGGGTGTCCGGATACCCGACATTGTATCACCACCTCTGCCCCAATCGGAGCTGTCATCTTTGACGGCCAGATAGAAACAGATGGTGGAGCTAAAAAAAGTGGAGATTACGATTATACATCTGCTTACAGAATGGAATGGCTTGTCTGTTTTATTTAGCAATATCACAACCAGGGGAGTGGAGCACTTACCCACTTACAGGCAAATTATACAATGCTGGAGATACACATAGCTAGGCTTACCACATGTGTTTGAAGTGTTGAGAGTTTAAAAAGAATAGTcctatcctacacacacacacacacacacacacacacacacacacacacacacacacacacacacacacacacacacacacacacacacacacacacacacacacacacacacacacacacacatcccatatcACCCACATCAAAACAGGCATAGCTGAAGAAGTTGGACAGTGACAGAATCCATGCTTGACTagtaccccccccctccacacacacacagacacacacacacagacacacacacacacacacacacacacacatatccaacaTCACCTGACGCACATCAAAACACACATTGCTGAAGACGTTGGACAGTGACAGAATCCatgaccaccaccccccccccccacacacacacacacacacacacacacacacgcacgcacgcatgcatgcacacagactctctctctcacacacacacacacacacacacacacacacacacacacacacactttacttgaaTTACAGTTAGTTAGTGATTTTTCTCACTTACCGAGTACTTCTAGATAAGCCTTCCTGGATGTGACATCTCTGGGAAGGTAACTGTTTGATGCCCTGCAGAAATACATCCCTCGGTCTGAATCTTTCACGCTAGAAAAGAAATGTCACCCATGAGGTTAATGTAAAGCAGTCTGTCACTCAGTAGCCCCATCATGCACACCACTCTACtaatggaatgctgtaataggcATTAGATAGTTGATGACgttacacagggccttaagtaatgcactacgacttggttattCCTATTCTGGTAAGGGCAGATTTATGGCGCAGTGTTTTAACAGGTTTAAATTCATCTGGGGAGCATAATGCTGCATTAAATGAAAAGAAGTATGGTCATGTGATTTTACAGTGCATAGATTAATACTCTATAGTATTTTCTGAAGCACACTGTATACCTATACAACCTATACAAATAcctttataaataaacttgccttgccttgccttgcctagcttACCTGTGGAAAAGGAGATCCCCATTTGCCTCAATACTGAAGTGTGATGCAGGAGTGAGTTGCCAATTGTTTTTGAACCAGTTGACTGTGGCAGGAGGTCTGCTTACTGGAGGTCTGCACACTAGAGTTGTGGCACTCCCCCTCCTCACAGTCACATTAGTTGGCTCTCTCTGAAAGGTCCACTCCATCACTGCATAAAGACACGTGCCATAAAAAAACCTCAATTTTCTACACAGAACTAACATTTCCATTTTTTGTTCCTAGTCTAATCACTGAGCAATATGGCTAAATACTAAATGATGAAATAATTTTAGTTTTGACCATTTGAAAAGGAGATTTAATATTGACAAACATTTTGTTCAAACCTGCTGCAAGGAGATAGGCTGGTTTGGATGTGATCACGATCTTTTCATGTTTTGCTTCACAATGATAAAATCCCTCATCCACCCCTGATACATTTCTGAAGAAGACATTGTAAGTAACATGTAATGAATTGGATTTTGGACGTTGAATATTATGTCATGGACACTAGATGTCCTAGTGCAGGCCTAGGTAAGAATGAAGCAGTTGTACTGACCTTATAATAAGCAACTGTCCATTATGATTAAGATTTTGGCGAGAATCATTCCCTACAGGCCGGGCATCTTTAAACCAGTGTACTTGGGGATCTGAGAGGCCCCCAACAGAGCAATGAAAAACAGCTTTTCCTCCCATAACAACGGTTGTGTTTTCAGGGCCCTGTACAATCTTCAAGGTAATGTTAGCGTCTAGtatagcaaacaaacaaaaaagaccaTCCTAGTCAGCACACTTTTTTCACATAATATGGCAATTTTTACAATGACTGAGTATTTTGTGATTGTCTAATTTCATGAAAACAGTCATGGGGCGCAGATATCATCCAAGTCAGCTCAGATCAACCACAAAATGTACCGGTAATTACCGGTAGATTGAGCCATTCTGCACACCAACATGTGAGACACATTTCAAAACAATCAGTTCATGTGTTGGTGAGTTGTATTGCACATCATcaaaaggacaaataaacaaaccAGAGCGTAAACATAACGCCTTGGGAAAGGTCATCGTAGCAAAGAACAATCTGTAAATGTGCATTTCTGTAAATTTCCCagtacaaatacagtacatctcAAAGGGCCTAACACATTCAACTGCCTTTTGAAGTCATTAAAGATCTGGCCTATCCCCGTGTACCACAAGTGTTTGGTCAAGAAAGCAAAACTCACCAGAAACTGTCAAAGTTGCCATATTGCTTGTCTTGCTGATATTCaaaagagaattgtgtgtaacaCAGACGTACACCCCCTCGTCCTCTTTGGACACGTGTTGCAGTGTGAGTGTGCCTGAGGTCTTCCTTTGCTCCCCACCACCATACTGACCCTGTTAGAACAAGAATGTTtaaggtgaactgtgtaatatatattttttacaattcatgctgcccattctcaaatctagcctacctttttcacaaatacttaccaacaccattaTTCATGATGACTAGggaaattgcccttttcatacagaaaaaggtggatgttctccatgttcaccattttgaatttccagaaataaatttttagctgcaaaatgtactgtacttcatactagtaaatattagtttattatttagttaatattcatgaaaaaaggtctACTTTGGCAATaagtagcacagtttcaatgaccagcatagtttcCCTAATTAGTCGGACCACAATTTAgcgtagagcctatgttataaccctactgtcaccaaaattataattgttatgtcttaatctgtactgtcatagcaatgttgttacgatgtagtttttcagcaaatagtgaatagacctgCCCGCGACCCCATCTATAGTAAGAGGCTACGTTCAAGAAATAAATATTTTTCAAATATACTTTGGAGAACACTGTCTCTTTACTTT includes:
- the LOC134438048 gene encoding hemicentin-2, with the protein product MTISEFLPPLAEFSTVPEDSIGVLNQPLMLHCAAYDSSLQKGLPVSWEKELFGGGTSVAAHSSKMHQMPNGSLLFFQLREEDLGTYTCSARTDANNIKTTVSIYKADIADVFFSPPSQTACDGDMVSLQCVSGDSWPAASITWLKDGKPTSRGSPIQGQYGGGEQRKTSGTLTLQHVSKEDEGVYVCVTHNSLLNISKTSNMATLTVSDANITLKIVQGPENTTVVMGGKAVFHCSVGGLSDPQVHWFKDARPVGNDSRQNLNHNGQLLIIRNVSGVDEGFYHCEAKHEKIVITSKPAYLLAAVMEWTFQREPTNVTVRRGSATTLVCRPPVSRPPATVNWFKNNWQLTPASHFSIEANGDLLFHSVKDSDRGMYFCRASNSYLPRDVTSRKAYLEVLAPPSVSIWPSKMTAPIGAEVVIQCRVSGHPAPFIVWAKQGHSVMTGGKITIGVRNATLFIASVRRYDEGLYTCKAFNSMGQDERVATLRVAESPVIMLFQRSVSGVVGSSVALPCGAVGELPITYAWTRGQLSSLPTALHGHIDDNGTLHLFDVHWDAAGEYRCTAENQAGRDQQSTMLYIYDDEDPPTEESITVPPFTNTSPQDSTSSNQSSLSMTESNSRSYTTDSGAPLKDSSTHYETVTSVTSLTAMTSVTATSFTSSPTPPSLGYAKLKQYTTHSPDHKSDSSNIIFTPSVPSQTVQPSTAHTHTQSPKPLDDGSASVQHPRIQLSTTSTTQIPKDQASSHQASSKSSNTKPSFLRTHVPSSRMLSAIPPTQTFFHKTSASTEFPPAPPSIPLLEKHDIPIVVGVGVSLAFIFITMAFYSLVQKNDSPAPVIRGAQRNFGIPPRHGEHLTRRTYDNRAFEDDNLVAVIEQTPNMSDTRAQPPSDNTSTLMMKPMCSILDEVSAHKDLPVIVETHPAQQSISEEDTNHENKISI